Proteins encoded together in one Electrophorus electricus isolate fEleEle1 chromosome 9, fEleEle1.pri, whole genome shotgun sequence window:
- the tmem161b gene encoding transmembrane protein 161B: MGVISVQLVVTMVMACVIQKIIPHYSFARWLLCSGSLRWYQHPTEDELRSLAGKHQKGGKNKKERKNNGHIENKPLTIPKDIDLQLETKCIAEVDTLALHYFPEFQWLVDFTVAATAVYLITELYFCLAEPSGEMNISVVWSLLVLAFVVKILFSLTAHYFRLEEGGERSLCITFAAFFFVKAMAILIVTENYLEFGLETGFTNFSESAMRFLENQGLESQGPISKLTFKLFLALLCSLIGAFLTFPGLRLAQMHLDALTLNTGRVTQTLLHINFLAPLIMVLLWVKPITKDYIMNPTLGKESVPLMSEKTYDTLRLWAILLLCALRLAMVRHHLQAYLNLAQKGVEQMKKEAGRISTMDLQKMVARVFYYLCVIALQYVAPLVMLLHTTLLLKTLGGYSWGIYPDDGSPCVANEDSHGETPGQGEARVAHTTAQLTVALGGLRTVFTPLLFRGLLSFLAWWIAACLFSTSLFGLFYHQYLMAA, from the exons ATG GGTGTGATCAGTGTGCAGCTGGTCGTTACCATGGTAATGGCCTGCGTGATTCAGAAAATTATACCTCACTACTCTTTTGCAAGATGGCTCCTTTGCAGCGGCAG CCTGCGGTGGTACCAGCATCCCACAGAAGATGAGCTGAGGAGCCTGGCTGGGAAGCACCAGAAAGGAGGgaagaacaaaaaggaaag GAAAAACAATGGGCACATAGAGAACAAGCCACTGACCATTCCCAAGGACATTGATCTCCAGCTAGAAACTAAGTGCATTGCGGAAGTGGACACTCTAG CTCTGCACTACTTCCCAGAGTTTCAGTGGCTGGTGGACTTCACAGTGGCTGCTACAGCAGTTTACCTCATCACCGAGCTGTACTTCTGcctggctgaacccagcggagAGATGAAcatcagtgtggtgtggagtcTGTTGGTGCTGGCTTTTGTTGT TAAGATACTTTTCTCCCTCACAGCTCACTACTTTAGGCTAGAAGAGGGTGGGGAGCGTTCTCTTTGCATCACCTTTGCCGCCTTCTTCTTTGTTAAAGCCATGGCCATCCTCATTGTCACTGAAAACTACCTGGAGTTTGGACTCGAGACAG GTTTTACTAATTTTTCTGAAAGTGCCATGCGGTTTCTGGAGAACCAAGGCCTAGAGTCCCA GGGCCCCATATCAAAACTGACCTTTAAGCTGTTTttggctctgctctgctccctgATTGGAGCATTCCTCACCTTCCCTGGCCTTCGATTGGCCCAGATGCATCTTGATGCCCTCACCCTAAACACAGGCAGAGTCACACA GACCTTGCTGCATATCAACTTCTTGGCTCCTCTTATAATGGTACTGTTGTGGGTGAAGCCCATAACCAAGGATTATATAATGAATCCCACCCTGGGGAAAGAAAGTGTGCCTTT GATGTCTGAGAAGACGTACGATACACTCCGCCTGTGGGCAATCCTACTGCTCTGCGCGCTGAGGCTGGCAATGGTGCGTCACCACCTTCAGGCCTACCTCAACCTGGCCcagaagggcgtggagcagatGAAGAAGGAGGCAGGCCGCATCAGCACCATGGACCTGCAGAAAATG GTTGCTCGTGTCttttattacctgtgtgtgatagCTCTTCAGTACGTGGCACCCCTGGTGATGCTGCTGCATACGACTCTGCTGCTAAAAACGTTGG gCGGATATTCTTGGGGCATTTACCCCGACGACGGTTCACCTTGCGTTGCTAACGAGGACTCTCACGGCGAAACACCGGGGCAAGGGGAAGCACGTGTCGCACACACGACAGCCCAGCTCACTGTGGCTCTAGGTGGACTGAGGACAGTCTTCACCCCCTTGCTTTTCCGGGGTCTCCTCTCTTTCCTCGCCTGGTGGATTGCTGCTTGCTTGTTCTCCACATCCCTCTTTGGCCTCTTCTATCACCAGTATCTGATGGCTGCATAG